ATGCAAAACGCCATTTTTGAAGTCAGCTTTGATTTTATCTTGTTCAACCGCTACAGGTAATGAAAAGCTGCGTTTAAAGTACCCATGGCTTCTTTCCATGATATGGTAATTGTTTTCATCATCTCTTTCAGATTCAGTTTTCCTCTCTCCACTGATCGTCAACACATTATCCGAAATGTCTAAACTGATATCTTTACTATCTAACCCAGGAAGATCGGCTGATATTTTATAGCTTTTTTTATCTTCACTTACATCTACATCTGGGCTTAACAGTTGGCCATTAAGTTTAAAAGGTGCTTCATCGGTAAAGTGAAATGGCCAATGATTTCGAAGACTATCGAACATTTTGTCCATTTGTCCCCAAGACATATCAATGGGGATAAGGCCCGAATGTTTACTAGGTTTTGATTGCTGTTTAGTTTGAATACTTGTCATGGTAACACTCCAATTTTTTTAATAGACCGTTGAGTAAAGACATTCAGACTGCTGTCTTTCCTCTTCATTAAAGCAAAAAAGGAATAGTTAAATTTGACAGAAATCAAATTTTGGAATGATTACAAATTCTTTGGGACTGTCCTCTATTCCACTCGCTCTAGACGGTTGTAAATCGCTTTTTTTAGACCCTAAGTTCAACATCTTTGCTACATACTGATTTATACATCGGTGCATTTTTATTGAGCTACCGACCTACAGTAAAGCAACTATCAATATCACATAGAAGCAGTTTATCTATATATACAACACACAAATGGGTATCTTCAGGCACGAGTGCTAGGCACAAGAAGTGACGGTAAGTCCCTTTGAAATTTCCATCTAATGCAACCTCGATAGTTAAAATATAAAGAGATTAATTTTTTGCTTTCCAACTGCCATCCTCTTGGCGACAAGCGGTTCCGTAAATATCTTCCTTTTTGCCCCCAATTGTTGCTTCAATTTGATATTCTCGGCAAGGTTTAGCATCTCCCCCATAGGTTTTTGTTGGCACTACTTTGTAGTAATTTCCAGAATCTGGATTACGCCAACTGGTGGAAACACCTGTACGAACAGTTTCAAGTGAGTGAGATAGTTTCAACCTATCGGCCTCATCCATAGTACGGCCGACATTTCCTCCAATAGCGGTTCCAATCATAGCCCCAAACACTGTTGCAGCGGTTTGGCCATGACCCCCACCAATTTGGTGGCCAAGTACGCCGCCTAAAATACCGCCGATAATCATACCGCTCGACTCGTTGGGGCCTTGTGATGAGGCGCATGCTGACAAAAGCGTAACTGTGGTTAAACTTATTAAAATAGATTTTACAGAACATCTCACATGGTTCATAACTTACCCCTTATTATATAGCTGATACGCTAATTCAATTAACAGAGTAATTTAGACCATTAGAAAAGCTTTGATTTAAGTCAATAAAGCAAGTGATTGGGAGGATTGGAGATATAAGCCACTTCGAAAATGTCCTGTCAGTAATTAACTAACACGCTTCCGTAGAGTTGCTCTGCTCCTAAACGCAAAAAGCCCCACTAACAGTCTTAGCAGGGAATATCACGCTTAGGAGACGCGCTTAATTTAATATTTTACAACACTTCTTCGGTAGCGGCGGCATCTTCCGGCTTAACCGTTTTAGGCAACAATAATTCTGCACGTAGACGCTTTTCAATATCGTCAGCCATTTCTTTATGCTCTTTCAAGTATTTAACAACATTAGCCTTACCTTGACCAATACGTTCGCCGTTGTAGCTATACCATGCACCAGCTTTTTCGACGAATTTTTGCTTCACACCCAAATCGATCAACTCAGCTTCTTTGCAAATTCCCTGTCCATACATGATTTGGAATTCAGCTTGTTTGAATGGGGGGGCAACTTTATTCTTGACCACTTTGACCCGTGTTTCGTTGCCGACGACTTCATCACCATCCTTGATGGCGCCGATACGACGGATATCCAATCGAACTGAAGCATAGAATTTCAACGCATTACCACCGGTAGTGGTTTCAGGTGAACCAAACATAACGCCGATTTTCATCCGGATCTGGTTAATGAAAATAACCAAGGTATTTGAACGTTTGATGTTACCTGTTAATTTACGCAATGCTTGAGACATCAAGCGAGCTTGTAGACCAACGTGAGAATCCCCCATGTCGCCTTCGATTTCTGCTTTTGGTGTAAGAGCAGCTACCGAGTCAACCACCACAACATCAACCGCACCCGAACGTACTAACATGTCACAAATTTCTAGGGCTTGTTCACCCGTATCAGGTTGAGACACCAATAAATCATCGATGTTGACCCCTAACTTTGCAGCATAAATCGGATCCAAAGCATGCTCAGCATCGACGAATGCACAGGTTTTACCGATTTTCTGTGCTTCAGCAATGGCTTGAAGCGTTAATGTTGTTTTACCCGATGATTCTGGACCGTAAATTTCAACCACACGACCACAGGGCAATCCACCTATACCAAGGGCAATATCGATAGTAAGTGAGCCGGTCGAGATTGCATCAATATCAAGTGCCTGGTTATCACCCAGACGCATGATGGCACCTTTACCAAATTGTTTTTCAATCTGTCCTAAAGCTGCTGATAGTGCGCGAGATTTATTGTCGTCCATCGGAGTATCCTTCGAATTAAGCATGGGTGAATCAGCGATGGTTAATGATCTGGCTGATTTCAATCAATATAGTTGTTGAACAGAAGTATACTGTATGATTATACAGTTACAAGTACAGTTTTGTTTTTTTATCAAAATAAATTTCATTGCTAGGCAAAGTCACTGAATTCATTCACCTTCACAAACTAATATACTTTGCTCAAGGGCGAATTGGATTGCCTGCATTCTGACCTGATGACGATTTCCAGTAAAGATTCGACTGGTGCTGGTTATCTGGCCTTGGCAATAA
Above is a window of Aliiglaciecola sp. LCG003 DNA encoding:
- the recA gene encoding recombinase RecA — encoded protein: MDDNKSRALSAALGQIEKQFGKGAIMRLGDNQALDIDAISTGSLTIDIALGIGGLPCGRVVEIYGPESSGKTTLTLQAIAEAQKIGKTCAFVDAEHALDPIYAAKLGVNIDDLLVSQPDTGEQALEICDMLVRSGAVDVVVVDSVAALTPKAEIEGDMGDSHVGLQARLMSQALRKLTGNIKRSNTLVIFINQIRMKIGVMFGSPETTTGGNALKFYASVRLDIRRIGAIKDGDEVVGNETRVKVVKNKVAPPFKQAEFQIMYGQGICKEAELIDLGVKQKFVEKAGAWYSYNGERIGQGKANVVKYLKEHKEMADDIEKRLRAELLLPKTVKPEDAAATEEVL
- a CDS encoding glycine zipper 2TM domain-containing protein — its product is MRCSVKSILISLTTVTLLSACASSQGPNESSGMIIGGILGGVLGHQIGGGHGQTAATVFGAMIGTAIGGNVGRTMDEADRLKLSHSLETVRTGVSTSWRNPDSGNYYKVVPTKTYGGDAKPCREYQIEATIGGKKEDIYGTACRQEDGSWKAKN
- a CDS encoding Hsp20/alpha crystallin family protein, which produces MTSIQTKQQSKPSKHSGLIPIDMSWGQMDKMFDSLRNHWPFHFTDEAPFKLNGQLLSPDVDVSEDKKSYKISADLPGLDSKDISLDISDNVLTISGERKTESERDDENNYHIMERSHGYFKRSFSLPVAVEQDKIKADFKNGVLHVTLPKSEKAQQSQRKIPISS